The Drosophila teissieri strain GT53w chromosome X, Prin_Dtei_1.1, whole genome shotgun sequence genome has a segment encoding these proteins:
- the LOC122624127 gene encoding SET domain-containing protein SmydA-8 — MPARKKNHHKNSNRARHPRGGQQSRDKQVQQDNSPSPSTEEGKEQPYRIEHSDVYGRYLVASRQLEAGETLIREEPLAIGPCVSGDPVCLGCYQPVSLKPDQYRCPNCAWPLCGSACAGLKHRHGHTETECQLFGERRAVAGELLTERAGPAEVRDLYELVMIVRILLLRQHDPEQFALIARMESHTAERRQNAVLWRHYEEKVVQRLRVTWQLEDLEAEQVHDVCGILDVNCFEIGQNGAKARTLYPSAFLLAHDCTPNTAHTDDPRSFEILLRTSRRVREREALTLSYAYTLQGTLKRRAFMHEGKLFWCCCRRCSDPRELGTDCSALVCATCRTGAVRAVDPLQQTGDWACDRCSHKMGATEVERQLDRINNDLEDIDVHDIPGLENFLLRYRDVLRPNHYLLLSAKYSLCQIYGRTEGYLLPQMSPEDIARKESYCREFLEIIDVLDPGLTRLRGLIMYELHAPVMVLAQSAFQSGQISRQEFQRRLKEVVKLLQVSKDILLLEPEGSTENAMGLAAADALSKMGC; from the exons ATGCCCGCaagaaaaaaa AATCAccacaaaaacagcaacagagcCAGACACCCGCGGGGTGGCCAGCAGTCGAGGGACAAGCAGGTGCAGCAGGACAACAGTCCCTCGCCCTCGACGGAGGAGGGGAAGGAGCAGCCATATCGCATAGAACACTCCGATGTGTATGGCCGTTACCTGGTGGCCAGTCGCCAGCTGGAGGCGGGCGAGACGCTGATCCGCGAGGAGCCGCTGGCCATTGGGCCATGTGTGAGCGGTGATCCCGTGTGCCTGGGCTGCTATCAGCCGGTGTCCCTCAAGCCGGATCAATACCGTTGCCCCAACTGCGCCTGGCCACTCTGCGGCAGCGCGTGCGCGGGCCTCAAACACCGGCATGGTCACACTGAAACGGAGTGCCAACTGTTTGGGGAACGACGGGCGGTCGCCGGCGAACTGCTGACGGAACGCGCCGGTCCGGCGGAAGTGCGTGACCTCTACGAACTGGTAATGATCGTGCGCATCCTCCTCCTGCGCCAGCACGATCCGGAGCAGTTCGCTCTGATCGCCCGCATGGAGTCGCACACGGCGGAGCGGCGCCAGAACGCGGTGCTGTGGCGCCACTACGAGGAGAAGGTGGTGCAGCGGCTGCGCGTCACGTGGCAGCTGGAGGACCTCGAGGCGGAGCAGGTGCACGATGTGTGCGGCATACTGGACGTGAACTGTTTCGAGATCGGGCAGAATGGCGCCAAGGCGCGGACGCTATATCCGAGCGCCTTCCTGCTCGCGCACGACTGCACACCGAACACGGCGCACACGGACGACCCGAGGTCCTTCGAGATCCTGCTGCGCACCTCGCGGCGCGTGCGCGAGCGGGAAGCGCTGACGCTCAGCTATGCGTACACGCTGCAGGGCACCCTCAAGCGGCGCGCCTTCATGCACGAGGGCAAGCTCTTCTGGTGCTGCTGCCGGCGCTGCTCCGATCCCCGCGAGCTGGGCACCGACTGCAGCGCCCTCGTGTGCGCCACCTGTCGGACGGGAGCGGTGCGGGCGGTGGACCCCCTGCAGCAGACCGGCGACTGGGC CTGCGACCGCTGCTCCCACAAAATGGGAGCCACGGAAGTGGAGCGCCAGTTGGACCGCATCAACAACGACCTGGAGGACATCGATGTCCACGATATTCCAGGACTGGAGAACTTTCTCCTTAG ATACCGGGATGTCCTGCGACCGAATCACTACCTCCTGCTCTCGGCGAAATATTCCTTGTGCCAGATTTACGGTCGGACCGAAGGATACCTGCTGCCACAGATGTCCCCCGAGGACATTGCCCGCAAGGAGAGCTATTGCCGCGAGTTCCTGGAAATCATAGATGTACTCGATCCGGGTCTAACGCGTTTGCGAG GACTCATCATGTACGAGCTTCATGCACCTGTGATGGTGCTGGCCCAGTCGGCTTTCCAAAGCGGACAGATCTCACGCCAGGAGTTCCAGCGGCGACTGAAGGAGGTCGTCAAGCTGCTCCAAGTCAGCAAGGATATCCTGCTCTTGGAACCCGAAGGATCCACGGAAAATGCCATGGGACTGGCCGCTGCCGATGCCCTAAGCAAAATGGGCTGCTAG